The Nicotiana tabacum cultivar K326 chromosome 5, ASM71507v2, whole genome shotgun sequence sequence TTTTCCATTGGACCCAATCAGTTGTTGCAGAATTCCTTTAATTTTAGACAACCCATCATCTTGTCTCACTATCTATTGTTGTTAGGCTGTTGATAAGCTagctgctgattttgctggttGTATCCTTGTTGCCTTTGATAAGGCACAACTTGACCCTATGGTCGTATAGCTCCAGAATTGCTGCTATTATTGTACTGTTGTTGTGCTGGTCTATATTGCTGATTCTATTGCCCCAATTTTGGCCACCTTGCATATGTCCTCCATAGTTGGCCACATAGTTCATATCTTCCTGATAGTGCTGGTTGTCACTATCCGCACTCCAAGAGCATacatatggttggttaatgcatggtgtaTATAAGCCTCCATTAACCGTATCAACTATGTGTACATGCTGCTTCTGTCCTGATTCATCGATctttttggtgaggatactcatttgtgTCATCAGAGTGGCCATATTTTTGGCTATGGAGTTGTTTGGGTCCAAAGCCACTAAGTGAACGACATGAGTGATCGTAGagtctcttgtcatccatcctgagttttgagccattttatcAAGTAGGATCTTACATTCTCTGAGATTTGCTCAAAAATActccacctgctgaagcatcaacattggcctttaaGATGTTTGCCAATTCCATGTAGAACCTCTGCCCCAATATCTGATCCGGAATgccatgatgtggacacttaaccagcatacccttgaacctctcccacgtTTCTTGTAGTGTTTCTGTTGGTCTCTGCCTGAAGCTTACTATCTCATCAATTTGTTTggcagtcttattgggtgggtagaatttgttcaaaaattgcttgactatttcctcctaagtcgtgatggagtttatgggaagagaattaagccaagtctgagCCTCTCCCGTCACCgataatgaaaacaataatagCGTTATTGCTTCCGGTGTCACATTAGGTTTCCTTTGCGTGACACATATTGACATGAAATTTTTCAGATGCTactgaggatcttcaatgtaggaccctgagaacagtcccttgttctgcaacaaatgtagcatATTGTTAGTGATTTGAAATGATTCTGCTTGTATCTGAGGGATTACAATTGTGGCGCCAAATTTTCAGCgatgggttgtgcccaatcatgtAATGCTGCTTCTGGAACAAGAGGCACCACAACCTAATTGTTCGAGTCATTCGcattgtttctgttgttgtttGGATTTTCTATTCCGTCATCCATGTCTGGTTCGatttgttctgttgagttctgtTGTTGTTTGCTCTTCTTGTTTGCACGATTCAGTGCCTTAAAAACTTTCTCAGGATCTGATAATACTTCGaacaattcaccagttcttgaggagtttctaggcatgcacctataACACCCAAGACTACAGACATAAGAATTTCAATGTATTTAgtttaaaatgaagaaaattgactacactaagaattctaACACTTCTTTTAGCTACAATTAATAACACCATTAATTCTCCGGCAACGACACCAAAAATTGATCActcccaactatgccttataaaaaaatACTAAGCAGTCGTTGTAAATATATTCCGGTTAacaagttcggagttgattccgACAGGGAATTACTCTATCAAGCACAActactagactcgcacaaattcgcgcaatcaatcttcaaaaatatttaaataacaaattggatgtttactaactaaatattacgtaatgaaatgcagtaattaataattaactaTGAATAAGTTGTAGACAAGGTTTGGAATGATCTAAgattatgatttcccctattgtcggaatcctttccgctacattttctataaatttgcctaagttttctctaccgatcatgaatctctgagtgtcgtaattctctccggagtaactaccataatttactagacatattcttccgaattacgctagctggcactaagtactgctcactcggatcgcaccaacgtttcgttattcctaatcccacctttaaacccttcgtattgatctctcatatacgttaggagtgatgttatttaataattacctaaatatgcactctctttcaaccaaccacaatataaacgtagttgaacaaatagagaaagagctacggcaaatctatattaacgtaacaggaaaatcatcctccaataggttccatcaaaatcctagattaggagtttagctactcatactcatagtaacaatatcccaagtattttgcataaataaattacaaagtaaacAAGAAAGAATGTAGAAATCGATGATTCTATCTCCCAACGGGTGTTCCATGAGCTATTCTTGCCTCCGGTCGCAAAACTCTTTCAATAGTGGTGTTTaatgtctatttatatgtgtagaaaaaACCCTAGATGACATAACCCCAGTCCAAGTCCAACAAGGAGATGAAATAAGCCTTAAAAAACACGGATCAGGCTCGCCTCAGACCGTGCCTCGTGAGGTAAAACGCGAGATGAACCTCGCCCAGACCATGCGACGCCTGCCTCCATGCGAGCTCAACCTCGCCTTATCCCTCGCGTCGCCTGCTCCCACGCGAGCTCAAGGGCTCGCCTCGCCAGCTTCCACGCGAGCTCAAAGGCTCGCTTCGCCTGCTTCTTCATTTCTTCCGctgctcaattctttctttcGTCTTTTCAACTGTTTTCGAGCACTTTTTACACTTTACATATTACTTTTGCTCTAATTTCATCTCCAAtgcacctacacataaaatagactccattacgcaCAAATAatgtatagtttagcattaacgCACCTAAAATGCAAGGTAAATAATGTGCTAAattatggaattatagccacacatcacaAACTCTATAATAATCATTGGGCGACTTACACCAATTACGTGAACACTGTGGGATTCCATTCTAAGAAGaagggttttagccatacatacctcaattgagctccCCTACGCTCTAAAATGACCCGGGAATCTTAGCAACaccaatctattgtagaaatataacaaattgaactaaAATTAGGGAAATGAtcatggttccagctcatttgagcattttatcaaccaccaagtgtgcattaaggttttaagGCCCTTTTTATGAAAGATTTCACCATCCCATACCCCATTCTTTACTATCCttaactcacaacctccccacatactttaagaatacatgcatgcaagatattCCCCCCCAATATCCAATAATTGTCCTTCAATTATCCCCCTTTTTATTAGATTTTCGGAATTGAAGCTAGTGTATACATTCTTACCTTCAATATGAGGACCTTCTTGACAATCTTCAAgtattgagcaagaattgatggatattAGTGTGAATGTTATTCTCTTACTCTAAGAACTCTCTCTCACTCACTCACTCGAAAATAGCAGGAATAAGCTCAAAATGACCCCTTGCATCTGTTTTATCGAAgcagggtcgggttataaaattagaaaaataggaGCCCTGAgacagatctgcggtcgcataatgcttctgcggtccgcataatggcCCTTAGGAACTGACATTTTCTGCTTTAGtctgcgaccagtctgcggttggcagacctgttctgcggtcgcataatgcgccgtagAACTACCATCTAAAAAATTTCAAGCTTGGATATGCGATCGAAGTGCAACTCGCGAAatggttctgtggtcgcataatgggccgtaaaaatgacatcaaaaatagccaaaaagactgcctcactctgcggccattctgcggcccgcagagtgattatgcggccgcataatgagCCGCATAAACACACACTTCTACAACACATTTTTCTTTAACTCTTTAGCATACTGTCCAATCCCATAAGATCCGAGCAGCGGCGAGCTCTACTATTTTTAAACCATACGCCTATCTCGACACCACGAATTTCCGGTTTTTTGCGTAGGATTTTATGGAGCCTTATAGAAACGATACATAACAACCCTCCAAACAAGTATAATCAATTATGGTCCTTTGCAAATCTATCCAATGGTTTTACTCCTCTATCCCGCTTTTTTCAGTTCCCTCTTAGCCATTCCGAAAGAAATAATTTATTGTGCATGTGATATGTTGGTTTAGATGAATTATAATTCTTCTTTACATGAAATGTTAATATCGATtaattaaaatcaaattataagtTCATTAGAGTTTTCCATGACCTGTGTCCAATAATTATGCGTCACACCATGTGAATGTTGTGTCCATCTTTATTCTTCTCTATGCtttatataattgattttgtgTCTTTTATTCCGCACATCTGTCGTAACAAAATTATAAAAGAGTTGTGATCGAGTAGTGCAATCTAGGTTTTACACATGACATCATCTCTAATAAAATACGAGACCAATAAATCTCAATGGTAGATCGAGTTTCATTCTGAAAATTAAATCTTTCTTGATTCGGGAGTCTTGGCGtaactgataaagttgttgtcaaGTAATCATGAAGTCACGGGTTCTAGCCGTGAAaataacctcttgcagaaatgtaggtaACACTGCatataatagacccttgtggtccggcctttttccggaccccgcacatagcgggaACTTAGTGCACGTTTCGAAGCGATGAATAGATCAAATTCTACGTTTAATTATCTAGTTTGCTTCATTACATTTGCACAATTTGTTGAAAATACCAGAGTACACCAACTACCATGTAAACAAATTATTGTAACCAAAAAAAAATTACAGCACTAACTACCTTCTTAGGAAACATACAGGTATTGGCAGGTGAAATCATAGAGTGTTCTTAATTTCCAAATAGCTATACAAAAATCCTTGCAGTAGATTTATTAACAAAAACTGGAAACATAAACTACACTATGAGTAATAGAGAAATCAAACAGTGATTATTTAATAGCAACCTGCAAGATATGCTTCTACTTCTGGCAAAGGGCTGCCTGATGCACTAAGGGTCCGATGAAGGGTCGGACTATTGTATGCCTGCGTATTTCTGCAAGAAGCTGCATTTATGCTTCTACTTCTGGCCTTTTTTCAATAAAACACCAATCTTTTTCAACATGTTGCCATTCTTCTTCTTCGGCGAGTCATCATCTGTATCTTCAGATAATGGAGAATCCAGCTTCCCACCAATAGTATGGTAATCTAAAGAACCTGTTCTCTCTACATATTTCCCGTTGTTGCCGGTTGAAAGCATAGCTGCAGCTGCCTCAGCAGCTTTCCTCCACTGATCAGCTTGCACTTTTAACCTCCTCAACTCGGCTTCCATCTCGGAGTTAGCATTGTGTGCTGCATCCAACTGCTCGGTAACACGTGCTGCCTTTCGGCTACTTTCATCTGTCAAATGTCCTAACTTCATCAGAGTCTCTCTTTCTACACCTTTCACGGCTTCTGCCACAGCAAGAGTTTCATCATTCACTTTTCTACCCTCGGTTTCCCTCTTCTTGATTTCTGACTTCAGCATCTCATTTTCCTCCTTAATATTCTGCAACTCTGTCTCTTTGTCCAATAAACTCGCCCGCAAATCTCCCAAAGTTGACTCTGATTCCTTCAGTACAGCTACTAATTCAGATTCTCTATCAGCAGACTGTATTTTCTCAACTTGCATATTTAGCTCCTTATTTTCGTCCGAAATGTTTTGTAGCTTAGCTTCTTTGTTCATCAGTTTCTCCTTTAACTCTTCCAACTCCGCTTTTGCAACCTTTAACTTCGCATCCCATTCAGCCTCTCTCTGAGCTGATTCAGACTTTGATTGTTCAACTAACTCATAGGCACTTCTAATCTGCAAAGTGCTTTGGATATATTCTTCCTGATATCTTCTTTCCGAAACCTCCAATGCAGTTCTCAGTTGGCTTACCTCAAGTTTTAGAttactgacctcagttttgagtTCCTCGGCTTCCTCATTAACTCCATCTACGGTACCTTGAGCGGTTTGGAGCTCACTGACAAGTTCCTCCAATGTAGCTACTTGATTCTTTGACTGTTCTAACTCCAACGACAAGGATTTGCAAGCCTCCATTGCT is a genomic window containing:
- the LOC107771334 gene encoding interactor of constitutive active ROPs 2, chloroplastic-like isoform X1; this translates as MQTPKSRNISVEVPQRKSPAPKTARKLKIPGSDADSLSAPNPATSTPKDRGVKVVGRRSPRNPVVEKKNPTKDTELETELAQLQDELKKVKDQLTSSESLKRKAQIEAEEAKKQLAAMSEKLEESEKQLVELSDSEDARILELRKISQDRDRAWQSELEAVQKQHEYDSAALASAMNEIQKLKSQLDRVADSEANQARHAESAYAEIQSLRVELMETLTLVEKLRNQLNDSKESEACALEEMSKAQMQLEIAKMTEDTLRLEGLKAMEACKSLSLELEQSKNQVATLEELVSELQTAQGTVDGVNEEAEELKTEVSNLKLEVSQLRTALEVSERRYQEEYIQSTLQIRSAYELVEQSKSESAQREAEWDAKLKVAKAELEELKEKLMNKEAKLQNISDENKELNMQVEKIQSADRESELVAVLKESESTLGDLRASLLDKETELQNIKEENEMLKSEIKKRETEGRKVNDETLAVAEAVKGVERETLMKLGHLTDESSRKAARVTEQLDAAHNANSEMEAELRRLKVQADQWRKAAEAAAAMLSTGNNGKYVERTGSLDYHTIGGKLDSPLSEDTDDDSPKKKNGNMLKKIGVLLKKGQK
- the LOC107771334 gene encoding interactor of constitutive active ROPs 2, chloroplastic-like isoform X2 produces the protein MNISVEVPQRKSPAPKTARKLKIPGSDADSLSAPNPATSTPKDRGVKVVGRRSPRNPVVEKKNPTKDTELETELAQLQDELKKVKDQLTSSESLKRKAQIEAEEAKKQLAAMSEKLEESEKQLVELSDSEDARILELRKISQDRDRAWQSELEAVQKQHEYDSAALASAMNEIQKLKSQLDRVADSEANQARHAESAYAEIQSLRVELMETLTLVEKLRNQLNDSKESEACALEEMSKAQMQLEIAKMTEDTLRLEGLKAMEACKSLSLELEQSKNQVATLEELVSELQTAQGTVDGVNEEAEELKTEVSNLKLEVSQLRTALEVSERRYQEEYIQSTLQIRSAYELVEQSKSESAQREAEWDAKLKVAKAELEELKEKLMNKEAKLQNISDENKELNMQVEKIQSADRESELVAVLKESESTLGDLRASLLDKETELQNIKEENEMLKSEIKKRETEGRKVNDETLAVAEAVKGVERETLMKLGHLTDESSRKAARVTEQLDAAHNANSEMEAELRRLKVQADQWRKAAEAAAAMLSTGNNGKYVERTGSLDYHTIGGKLDSPLSEDTDDDSPKKKNGNMLKKIGVLLKKGQK